From a single Chlamydia muridarum str. Nigg genomic region:
- the cmk gene encoding (d)CMP kinase, translating to MIITIDGPAGTGKSTLAKALAKTLQFNYCNTGAMYRTLAYARLQPDWQEVPLEDFLASPPFSFSFSKDAPLQAFYENRPLTSELISQEVANFASIFSKEPKVRAYMQTLQKRYASVGSCVFEGRDMGSKVFPHAEVKIFLTAEPEIRAKRRLKDLPEGSLSQEALTAELIARDQADQQRELDPLVIPADALVIDSSDLTISQILEKIVPLIHSRLA from the coding sequence ATGATTATCACTATAGATGGGCCTGCTGGAACAGGGAAAAGTACATTAGCAAAGGCATTAGCAAAGACATTACAGTTTAACTACTGCAATACAGGGGCCATGTACCGAACACTCGCTTATGCTCGCTTACAACCTGATTGGCAAGAGGTCCCTTTAGAAGACTTTCTTGCCTCCCCCCCATTTTCCTTCTCTTTTTCTAAAGATGCTCCTTTACAAGCTTTTTATGAAAACCGCCCCCTAACCTCTGAATTGATCTCTCAAGAAGTGGCTAATTTTGCCTCTATTTTCTCAAAAGAACCTAAAGTTCGCGCCTATATGCAAACGTTGCAAAAAAGATATGCTAGTGTAGGGAGCTGCGTTTTTGAAGGGCGTGATATGGGATCTAAGGTGTTCCCTCATGCTGAAGTCAAAATCTTTTTAACAGCCGAGCCAGAGATTCGCGCAAAGCGACGACTAAAGGACTTACCTGAAGGCTCCCTATCTCAAGAAGCCTTGACTGCCGAACTCATAGCACGTGATCAAGCAGATCAGCAAAGAGAACTCGATCCCCTTGTCATCCCTGCAGATGCTCTAGTTATTGACTCTTCTGATTTGACAATAAGCCAAATTCTAGAGAAAATCGTTCCTTTGATACATTCTCGTTTAGCATGA
- a CDS encoding lysophospholipid acyltransferase family protein: MIFTIAKSLVRLLFPLFYRRKIFRSKASASVTGAAIIAANHVSFLDPIIIPLSFPGKIYHLAKSGLFANSFAHWLFHELGCYPISRNAGNSAAFKAALNIFSRGEKLIIYPEGTRHSDGEIHQGKVGVGMLALKGNVPVIPVYVAGTLEAFGKHQKFPKLWKTLTTVIGTPISFQDLIDNPAIDKKEAYQLATERIMAKIAKLRTWFQQGCIGEIP; this comes from the coding sequence ATGATTTTTACTATTGCAAAGAGCCTTGTTCGCTTACTGTTTCCTCTGTTTTACAGAAGAAAAATCTTTAGATCCAAAGCTAGTGCTTCTGTGACAGGGGCTGCTATTATTGCTGCGAATCATGTTTCGTTTCTTGATCCCATAATAATACCTCTCTCCTTCCCTGGTAAAATTTATCATTTGGCTAAGTCTGGTTTGTTTGCTAATTCTTTCGCGCATTGGCTTTTTCACGAGTTAGGATGCTACCCCATTAGCAGGAATGCTGGAAATTCTGCAGCCTTCAAGGCTGCGCTTAATATCTTTTCTCGCGGAGAAAAGCTCATTATTTACCCAGAGGGAACCCGTCATTCTGATGGAGAAATTCACCAAGGGAAAGTAGGTGTGGGAATGCTAGCTCTTAAAGGAAATGTCCCTGTCATTCCTGTTTATGTTGCTGGAACCCTCGAAGCTTTTGGAAAACACCAAAAATTCCCTAAGCTCTGGAAAACTTTGACTACCGTGATAGGGACTCCTATTTCATTCCAAGATCTCATTGACAACCCTGCTATTGATAAAAAAGAAGCTTATCAATTAGCGACCGAACGCATCATGGCCAAGATTGCAAAACTTCGTACTTGGTTCCAGCAAGGATGCATCGGAGAAATTCCTTAG
- the argS gene encoding arginine--tRNA ligase codes for MTTLLSFLTSLCSSAIRQAFPELEELTLDITPSTKEHFGHYQCNDAMKLARALRKSPRAIAEEIVAHIPATPFSSIEIAGAGFINFTFSKEFLANQLQIFSQELAKGFPVSSPQKVIIDFSSPNIAKDMHVGHLRSTIIGDCLARCFSFVGHDVLRLNHIGDWGTAFGMLITYLQETAQTDIHQLENLTELYKKAHVRFAEDPEFKKRSQYNVVALQSGDPQALALWKQICAVSEKSFQKIYSILDVELHTRGESFYNPFLADVVSDLESKNLVTLSDGAKCVFHEEFSIPLMIQKSDGGYNYATTDVAAMRYRIQQDHADRILIVTDSGQSLHFQLLEATCLAAGYLPHKGIFSHVGFGLVLDTQGRKFKTRSGENIKLQELLDTAIEKAKESLREHRPEISEEELAYQGPILGINAIKYADLSAHRINDYVFSFEKMLRFEGNTAMSLLYAYVRIQGIKRRMKLDTLPQKGPLSIHEPAEETLALTLLRFPEVLDLTLRELCPHFLTDYLYVLTNKFNAFFRDCHIEGSDYQQERLYLCGLTEKTLETGMHLLGLKTLDHL; via the coding sequence ATGACAACACTTCTCTCTTTTCTGACTTCGCTATGTTCTTCAGCGATTCGTCAAGCTTTCCCTGAATTGGAAGAGCTTACCCTAGATATCACTCCATCCACTAAAGAGCATTTTGGACATTACCAATGCAATGATGCGATGAAACTTGCTCGCGCATTACGAAAATCTCCCCGAGCAATCGCAGAAGAAATCGTTGCACACATTCCAGCTACTCCTTTTTCTTCTATAGAAATTGCTGGAGCAGGATTTATTAACTTCACTTTCTCAAAAGAATTCCTAGCTAATCAGCTCCAAATCTTTTCTCAAGAATTAGCGAAAGGGTTTCCTGTTTCCTCACCACAAAAAGTGATCATTGACTTCTCCTCTCCTAATATCGCTAAGGACATGCATGTTGGGCATCTTCGCTCCACTATCATAGGAGATTGTCTGGCTCGATGTTTTTCTTTTGTGGGCCATGATGTCTTACGTTTGAACCACATTGGAGATTGGGGAACAGCTTTTGGCATGCTTATCACCTATCTACAAGAAACAGCACAAACTGACATTCATCAGCTGGAAAATCTCACAGAATTATATAAAAAAGCCCACGTACGTTTTGCTGAAGACCCAGAATTTAAAAAACGCTCTCAATATAATGTCGTAGCCTTACAATCTGGAGATCCTCAAGCTCTTGCATTATGGAAACAGATTTGCGCTGTTTCAGAAAAATCTTTTCAAAAGATTTATTCTATCTTAGATGTTGAACTTCATACTCGTGGAGAGTCTTTTTATAACCCCTTTTTGGCAGATGTGGTTTCAGATCTGGAATCCAAAAACCTTGTTACTCTCTCTGATGGGGCAAAATGTGTATTCCACGAAGAGTTTTCCATCCCTCTAATGATTCAAAAAAGTGATGGTGGATACAACTATGCAACGACAGATGTTGCAGCCATGCGCTACCGTATACAGCAAGACCATGCTGACAGAATTCTTATCGTCACAGACTCTGGGCAATCCTTGCACTTCCAATTATTGGAAGCTACGTGCTTAGCAGCCGGATATCTTCCCCATAAAGGAATCTTCTCTCATGTAGGATTCGGACTAGTTTTAGACACTCAAGGGAGAAAATTCAAAACGCGCTCAGGAGAAAATATCAAACTTCAAGAGCTGCTAGATACTGCTATTGAAAAAGCTAAGGAATCCTTAAGAGAACATCGCCCAGAAATTTCCGAAGAAGAGCTAGCTTATCAGGGTCCTATCCTCGGCATCAATGCGATTAAATACGCAGATCTTTCCGCACATAGAATCAATGACTACGTGTTCTCTTTTGAGAAAATGCTACGTTTTGAAGGAAACACAGCGATGTCCCTTCTGTATGCTTACGTACGAATTCAAGGAATCAAACGTAGAATGAAGCTAGATACTCTTCCTCAAAAAGGACCTCTATCTATTCATGAACCCGCGGAAGAAACATTAGCTCTTACTTTACTGCGCTTCCCCGAAGTTTTAGATTTAACTTTAAGAGAACTCTGTCCACATTTTCTGACAGATTACCTCTACGTGCTTACAAATAAGTTTAATGCTTTCTTCCGTGATTGTCATATAGAAGGGTCTGATTATCAACAAGAGCGTCTTTATCTCTGCGGTCTGACAGAAAAAACCTTGGAAACAGGCATGCACCTATTAGGTCTGAAGACTCTAGATCACCTGTAA
- the murA gene encoding UDP-N-acetylglucosamine 1-carboxyvinyltransferase: MPGIKVFGGTVLQGSVRVSGAKNATTKLLVASLLSDKRTILKNVPNIEDVQQTVDLCRALGAIVDWDKQAQVIDIHTPRILLSKVPPQFSCVNRIPILLLGALLRRCPYGIFVPILGGDAIGPRTLHFHLEGLKKLGAEIIVSDEGYWAAAPDGLIGAHITLPYPSVGATENLILASVGAQGRTIIKNAALEVEIIDLIVFLQKAGVEITTDNDKTIEIFGCQDFYSVEHSIIPDKIEAASFGMAAVVSQGRVFVEHARHEHMIPFLKALRSIGGGFSVQENGIEFFYDKPLKGGVLLETDVHPGFITDWQQPFAVLLSQAEGCSVIHETVHENRLGYLSGLAKMGAHCDLFHECLSAKSCRYSTGNHPHSAVIHGPTPLQATHLVIPDLRAGFAYVMAALIAEGGVSKIENTKMLDRGYTDWLGNLERLGAKILTEKTRCV; encoded by the coding sequence ATGCCTGGTATTAAAGTTTTTGGAGGAACTGTCCTACAAGGGTCCGTACGTGTGTCAGGGGCTAAAAACGCTACAACTAAATTACTTGTGGCATCCTTACTTTCAGATAAGCGTACCATTTTGAAGAACGTTCCTAATATAGAGGATGTTCAACAAACGGTTGATCTGTGCCGGGCTTTAGGGGCAATTGTAGATTGGGACAAGCAAGCGCAAGTTATTGACATTCACACGCCACGTATTTTGTTATCCAAGGTTCCTCCGCAATTTTCTTGCGTAAACCGCATTCCTATTTTGCTGTTAGGTGCTTTGCTACGTCGTTGTCCCTATGGAATTTTTGTTCCTATTTTGGGAGGAGATGCCATTGGTCCACGCACATTACATTTTCATCTCGAAGGGTTAAAGAAACTTGGTGCAGAGATTATTGTGAGTGATGAAGGATATTGGGCAGCTGCTCCAGATGGTCTCATTGGAGCGCATATTACTTTGCCTTATCCTTCTGTAGGAGCTACAGAAAATCTTATCCTTGCATCTGTCGGTGCTCAAGGGAGAACGATTATTAAGAATGCAGCTCTGGAAGTAGAGATTATTGATCTAATTGTTTTCTTACAGAAAGCTGGTGTAGAGATCACGACTGATAATGATAAAACAATCGAAATTTTTGGTTGCCAGGACTTTTATTCTGTTGAACACTCTATTATTCCAGATAAAATCGAAGCGGCTTCTTTTGGTATGGCTGCAGTTGTTTCTCAAGGGAGAGTTTTTGTAGAGCATGCGCGTCATGAGCATATGATTCCTTTCTTAAAAGCCCTAAGATCCATAGGCGGAGGGTTTTCAGTTCAAGAAAATGGCATCGAATTTTTTTATGATAAACCTTTAAAAGGTGGGGTGCTCTTAGAGACAGATGTACATCCAGGGTTTATTACGGATTGGCAACAGCCTTTTGCTGTTTTACTGTCTCAAGCAGAAGGCTGTTCTGTTATCCATGAAACGGTGCATGAGAATCGACTGGGGTATCTGAGTGGTTTAGCAAAAATGGGCGCTCATTGCGATTTATTTCATGAATGTCTAAGTGCCAAGTCTTGTCGATACTCTACAGGGAATCATCCGCATAGTGCAGTCATTCATGGACCGACTCCTTTGCAGGCAACACATTTAGTGATCCCCGATTTGCGTGCGGGGTTTGCCTATGTTATGGCAGCTCTTATTGCCGAGGGAGGGGTTTCTAAGATTGAGAATACAAAGATGTTAGACCGAGGGTACACAGACTGGCTAGGGAATTTAGAAAGACTAGGAGCCAAAATACTCACAGAGAAAACAAGATGTGTCTAA
- the tarP gene encoding type III secretion system actin-recruiting effector Tarp, translating to MTTPISNSPSSIPTVTVSTTTASSGSLGTSTVSSTTTSTSVAQTATTTSSASTSIIQSSGENIQSTTGTPSPITSSVSTSAPSPKASATANKTSSAVSGKITSQETSEESETQATTSDGEVSSNYDDVDTPTNSSDSTVDSDYQDVETQYKTISNNGENTYETIGSHGEKNTHVQESHASGTGNPINNQQEAIRQLRSSTYTTSPRNENIFSPGPEGLPNMSLPSYSPTDKSSLLAFLSNPNTKAKMLEHSGHLVFIDTTRSSFIFVPNGNWDQVCSMKVQNGKTKEDLGLKDLEDMCAKFCTGYNKFSSDWGNRVDPLVSSKAGIESGGHLPSSVIINNKFRTCVAYGPWNPKENGPNYTPSAWRRGHRVDFGKIFDGTAPFNKINWGSSPTPGDDGISFSNETIGSEPFATPPSSPSQTPVINVNVNVGGTNVNIGDTNVSKGSGTPTSSQSVDMSTDTSDLDTSDIDTNNQTNGDINTNDNSNNVDGSLSDVDSRVEDDDGVSDTESTNGNDSGKTTSTEENGDPSGPDILAAVRKHLDTVYPGENGGSTEGPLPANQNLGNVIHDVEQNGSAKETIITPGDTGPTDSSSSVDADADVEDTSDTDSGIGDDDGVSDTESTNGNNSGKTTSTEENGDPSGPDILAAVRKHLDTVYPGENGGSTEGPLPANQNLGNVIHDVEQNGAAQETIITPGDTESTDTSSSVNANADLEDVSDADSGFGDDDGISDTESTNGNDSGKNTPVGDGGTPSGPDILAAVRKHLDTVYPGENGGSTERPLPANQNLGDIIHDVEQNGSAKETVVSPYRGGGGNTSSPIGLASLLPATPSTPLMTTPRTNGKAAASSLMIKGGETQAKLVKNGGNIPGETTLAELLPRLRGHLDKVFTSDGKFTNLNGPQLGAIIDQFRKETGSGGIIAHTDSVPGENGTASPLTGSSGEKVSLYDAAKNVTQALTSVTNKVTLAMQGQKLEGIINNNNTPSSIGQNLFAAARATTQSLSSLIGTVQ from the coding sequence ATGACGACTCCAATAAGTAATTCTCCATCTTCTATTCCAACTGTTACAGTATCAACTACTACAGCATCTTCTGGATCTCTCGGAACTTCTACTGTATCATCAACGACTACAAGTACTTCAGTCGCACAAACAGCAACAACAACATCTTCTGCTTCTACATCTATAATTCAGTCTAGTGGAGAAAACATCCAATCCACTACAGGTACCCCTTCTCCTATTACGTCTAGTGTTTCAACATCCGCTCCATCTCCTAAAGCCTCCGCCACTGCAAACAAAACTTCAAGCGCTGTTTCTGGGAAAATTACCTCACAAGAAACTTCTGAGGAATCCGAAACCCAAGCCACTACATCTGATGGAGAAGTTAGTAGTAATTACGATGATGTTGATACCCCGACCAATTCGTCCGATTCGACAGTTGATAGTGATTACCAAGATGTTGAGACTCAGTACAAAACAATTAGCAACAATGGTGAAAACACTTATGAAACAATCGGAAGTCATGGTGAGAAAAACACACACGTCCAGGAAAGCCATGCATCCGGAACAGGAAATCCCATAAATAATCAGCAAGAAGCTATTAGACAGCTCCGATCATCTACCTATACAACCAGCCCTCGTAATGAGAATATATTTAGTCCAGGACCGGAAGGTCTACCTAATATGTCTCTTCCTAGTTACAGCCCTACAGATAAAAGTTCTCTACTAGCTTTCCTATCTAATCCCAATACAAAAGCAAAAATGCTCGAACACTCCGGGCATTTAGTCTTTATAGACACAACTAGAAGTAGCTTTATCTTTGTTCCGAATGGAAATTGGGATCAAGTCTGTTCCATGAAGGTTCAGAATGGGAAAACTAAAGAAGACCTTGGCTTAAAGGACTTAGAAGATATGTGTGCAAAGTTTTGCACAGGATACAATAAATTCTCCTCTGATTGGGGAAATCGAGTTGACCCCTTGGTCTCTTCTAAGGCCGGGATAGAAAGTGGGGGGCACCTCCCAAGCTCAGTTATCATCAACAACAAATTTAGAACCTGTGTTGCCTATGGGCCGTGGAACCCCAAAGAAAACGGCCCCAATTATACTCCTTCAGCCTGGAGACGTGGGCATCGAGTAGATTTTGGAAAGATCTTTGATGGAACAGCGCCGTTTAATAAAATCAACTGGGGCTCTTCCCCTACCCCTGGTGATGACGGCATCTCCTTCTCTAATGAAACTATTGGGTCTGAACCATTCGCGACACCTCCCTCATCCCCATCGCAAACCCCCGTTATCAACGTCAATGTTAATGTCGGTGGAACCAATGTTAATATTGGGGATACAAACGTATCTAAAGGATCCGGCACACCAACATCTTCTCAATCTGTGGACATGTCTACAGATACTAGCGATTTAGATACCAGTGATATTGATACAAACAACCAAACTAACGGCGATATCAACACGAATGACAACTCCAATAATGTCGATGGAAGTTTATCTGACGTTGATTCAAGGGTGGAAGACGATGACGGTGTATCGGATACAGAGTCCACTAATGGCAATGACTCTGGTAAAACTACTTCCACAGAAGAAAATGGTGACCCAAGCGGACCAGACATCCTGGCTGCTGTACGTAAACACCTAGACACTGTCTATCCAGGAGAAAATGGCGGATCTACAGAAGGACCTCTCCCTGCTAATCAAAATCTGGGGAACGTTATCCATGATGTGGAGCAGAATGGATCTGCTAAAGAAACTATTATCACTCCAGGAGATACAGGGCCTACAGACTCAAGCTCCTCTGTAGATGCTGATGCAGACGTTGAAGATACTTCTGATACTGACTCTGGAATCGGAGACGACGACGGTGTATCGGATACAGAGTCCACTAATGGTAATAACTCTGGTAAAACTACTTCCACAGAAGAAAATGGTGACCCAAGCGGACCAGACATCCTGGCTGCTGTACGTAAACACCTAGACACTGTCTATCCAGGAGAAAATGGCGGATCTACAGAAGGACCTCTCCCTGCTAATCAAAATCTGGGGAACGTTATCCATGATGTAGAACAAAACGGAGCCGCTCAAGAAACTATTATCACTCCAGGAGATACGGAATCTACAGACACAAGCTCTAGTGTAAATGCTAATGCAGACTTAGAAGATGTTTCTGATGCTGATTCAGGATTCGGGGATGATGACGGTATATCGGATACAGAGTCCACTAATGGTAACGACTCTGGAAAAAATACTCCTGTAGGGGATGGTGGTACACCAAGCGGACCAGATATCCTAGCTGCTGTACGCAAACATCTAGACACTGTCTATCCAGGAGAAAATGGTGGATCTACAGAGAGACCTTTACCCGCTAATCAAAATTTAGGAGATATCATTCATGATGTAGAACAAAACGGAAGCGCTAAAGAAACTGTAGTATCGCCTTATCGAGGAGGAGGAGGAAATACATCTTCCCCAATTGGATTAGCCTCCCTGCTTCCAGCAACACCATCCACACCTTTGATGACAACACCTAGAACAAATGGGAAAGCTGCAGCTTCTTCTTTGATGATAAAAGGAGGAGAAACTCAAGCCAAGCTAGTTAAGAATGGCGGCAATATCCCTGGAGAAACCACATTAGCAGAATTACTCCCTCGTTTAAGAGGACACCTTGACAAAGTCTTTACTTCAGACGGGAAGTTTACAAATCTTAATGGACCTCAACTTGGAGCCATCATAGACCAATTCCGCAAAGAAACGGGTTCCGGAGGAATCATAGCTCATACAGATAGTGTTCCAGGAGAGAACGGAACAGCCTCTCCTCTCACAGGAAGTTCAGGGGAAAAAGTCTCTCTCTATGATGCAGCGAAAAACGTCACTCAAGCTTTAACAAGTGTTACGAACAAAGTAACCCTAGCAATGCAAGGACAAAAACTGGAAGGAATTATAAACAACAACAATACCCCCTCTTCTATTGGACAAAATCTTTTCGCAGCAGCGAGGGCAACGACACAATCCCTCAGTTCATTAATTGGAACCGTACAATAA
- a CDS encoding YebC/PmpR family DNA-binding transcriptional regulator produces MAGHSKWANTKHRKERADHKKGKIFSRTIKELISAVKMGGPDPKSNARLRMIIQKAKDQNIPNENIERNLKKASSADQKNYEEVTYELYGFGGVGIIVEAMTDNKNRTASDMRVAVNKRGGALVEPGSVLYNFSRKGACYVPKSSIDEASLLTHVIDCGGEDLDSEDEEFFLVLCEPTDLASVKEALLAKGVTCSEEKMIYVPLRLVDCDEEAGKSNLALIEWLENIDDVDDVYHNMT; encoded by the coding sequence ATGGCAGGACACAGTAAGTGGGCCAATACTAAACACCGAAAAGAAAGAGCTGATCATAAAAAAGGGAAAATTTTTTCTCGAACTATTAAAGAACTCATTTCTGCAGTCAAAATGGGAGGCCCAGATCCTAAGTCGAATGCTCGTTTACGAATGATCATTCAGAAAGCTAAAGATCAAAATATCCCTAACGAGAATATTGAGCGTAATTTGAAGAAGGCTTCTTCTGCCGATCAAAAAAACTATGAAGAAGTGACTTATGAGCTATACGGATTTGGAGGTGTTGGAATCATTGTAGAAGCCATGACCGATAATAAGAATCGTACGGCTTCGGACATGCGTGTGGCTGTTAACAAACGGGGAGGGGCTTTAGTTGAGCCCGGAAGTGTTTTATATAATTTTTCTCGTAAAGGAGCCTGTTATGTCCCCAAAAGCTCTATTGACGAGGCCTCTTTATTAACACATGTCATTGACTGTGGGGGGGAAGATTTAGATAGTGAGGACGAGGAGTTCTTTTTGGTTCTTTGTGAGCCTACAGATTTGGCATCGGTTAAAGAGGCGTTATTGGCTAAAGGAGTGACGTGTTCTGAAGAGAAGATGATCTATGTTCCTTTGCGATTAGTTGATTGTGATGAAGAAGCAGGGAAATCTAATTTGGCTCTAATCGAGTGGTTAGAGAACATCGATGATGTGGACGATGTTTATCACAATATGACGTAA
- a CDS encoding GNAT family N-acetyltransferase produces MTTTRDPLLEIRYTVPEDAHYICLWLNDPKILRGFPLKTEAEIRDSVNFWISFYRCRSSLTAVYNGEVAGVATLILNPYVKVSHHSLLSIIVGERFRNKGIGTALLNNLLHLGKTQLKLELVYLEVYEENPAIHLYERFGFVEVGRQKTFYKDELGYLAKITMERAL; encoded by the coding sequence ATGACCACTACGCGTGATCCATTACTAGAAATTCGTTATACGGTTCCTGAGGACGCACATTACATATGTCTTTGGTTAAATGATCCGAAAATTCTTCGGGGATTCCCTTTAAAAACGGAAGCAGAAATTCGTGACAGCGTAAATTTTTGGATTAGCTTTTATCGTTGTCGCAGTAGTTTGACTGCTGTATACAATGGAGAAGTCGCTGGAGTAGCCACTCTTATACTCAATCCCTATGTTAAGGTGTCCCATCACAGTTTACTGTCTATCATTGTTGGAGAAAGGTTCCGTAATAAAGGGATAGGCACTGCTTTATTGAATAACTTGCTCCATTTAGGAAAGACTCAGTTAAAATTAGAACTCGTATACCTAGAAGTTTATGAGGAAAATCCCGCCATTCACTTGTATGAGAGATTTGGGTTTGTAGAGGTAGGAAGACAAAAGACTTTTTACAAAGACGAATTAGGATATTTAGCTAAAATTACTATGGAAAGGGCGCTCTGA
- the prfB gene encoding peptide chain release factor 2 (programmed frameshift), with amino-acid sequence MHENFDKRLELLLEGLSLTRRFFFDPEEKETELKNLEQLSIQDSFWDDVSRAGRISEKIARLKQQLLEYNELKNKINSIKFFLEDEESSKDLEIQKELEKEFIFCEKKIAEWETLRLLAGELDRNSCFLSINAGAGGTESCDWVEMLFRMYSRWANSHGWKVEVIDRLDGEVAGIKHITLKLIGEYAYGYAKAESGVHRLVRISPFDSNAKRHTSFASVEVFPEIDDKIEVEIRPGDIRIDTYRSSGAGGQHVNVTDSAVRITHFPTGIVVSCQSERSQIQNREACMNMLRARIYQKLLQERLEKQNTNRKEKKEISWGSQIRNYVFQPYTLVKDVRTGYEVGNIQAMMDGELLDAFIKAYLADYGEIT; translated from the exons ATGCACGAGAATTTTGATAAACGATTGGAGCTTTTGCTTGAAGGCTTATCTTTAACTCGGAGGTT TTTCTTTGACCCGGAAGAAAAAGAAACTGAGTTAAAAAATTTAGAGCAGCTGTCGATTCAAGATAGTTTTTGGGACGATGTTTCCAGAGCGGGAAGAATTTCAGAAAAAATTGCTAGATTAAAACAGCAATTATTAGAATATAACGAATTAAAAAACAAAATTAACAGTATAAAATTCTTTTTAGAAGATGAAGAATCTTCTAAAGATTTAGAAATACAAAAAGAATTAGAAAAAGAATTTATTTTTTGTGAAAAGAAGATAGCAGAATGGGAAACACTTAGACTGCTTGCTGGTGAGTTAGATCGCAATTCTTGTTTTCTATCCATTAATGCAGGAGCCGGTGGAACTGAATCTTGTGATTGGGTGGAGATGTTATTCCGTATGTATTCGCGGTGGGCCAACAGCCATGGATGGAAAGTAGAAGTTATCGATCGGCTGGATGGTGAAGTTGCAGGGATTAAGCACATTACATTGAAACTCATTGGTGAATATGCTTATGGTTACGCCAAAGCAGAAAGCGGGGTGCATCGTTTAGTACGTATCTCTCCCTTTGACAGTAATGCGAAACGGCATACAAGTTTTGCATCAGTAGAAGTGTTCCCCGAGATTGATGATAAAATAGAAGTTGAGATCCGTCCTGGAGATATTCGTATTGATACGTATCGTTCTTCTGGAGCTGGAGGACAACATGTGAACGTAACAGATTCGGCAGTACGCATTACCCACTTCCCCACAGGAATAGTGGTTTCTTGTCAAAGTGAACGTAGTCAAATTCAAAACCGAGAAGCGTGTATGAATATGTTACGTGCTAGAATCTATCAGAAGCTGTTACAAGAACGTTTAGAGAAACAAAACACAAATAGAAAAGAAAAAAAAGAAATCAGCTGGGGATCCCAAATTCGTAATTATGTATTTCAGCCCTATACTTTAGTGAAAGATGTGAGGACAGGATACGAAGTAGGTAATATCCAAGCAATGATGGATGGAGAGCTTTTAGATGCTTTTATCAAGGCGTACCTAGCTGATTATGGAGAAATTACATGA
- a CDS encoding SWIB/MDM2 domain-containing protein, whose amino-acid sequence MSQNKNSAFMQPVNVSSDLAAIVGTGPMPRTEIIKKIWDYIKQNKLQDPTNKRNINPDDKLAKVFGSKDPVDMFQMTKIVSKHIVK is encoded by the coding sequence ATGAGTCAAAATAAGAACTCTGCTTTCATGCAGCCTGTGAACGTATCTTCTGATTTAGCTGCCATTGTTGGTACAGGGCCTATGCCTCGCACAGAAATCATTAAGAAAATTTGGGATTATATTAAGCAGAATAAACTTCAAGATCCTACTAACAAACGCAACATCAATCCTGATGATAAATTAGCCAAGGTTTTTGGTTCCAAAGACCCTGTAGATATGTTCCAAATGACAAAAATAGTCTCTAAACACATTGTTAAATAA